The segment GCCGGCGTGTCGATTTGCACGCCTGTTTGGCCGGACTGCCGAGGCTCATTGGCTTCGGCTTGCTGTGCGCGATGCGAAGAGCAATCGCAGTAGATCAGATTGATTGAAGCAGGTTCCCGCAAGCTGTGATTGTCGGCTTGGGCAGAGAGGAAGGCCCAAGTTTCGGACCGGGTTCTGCTGCATATTACCGGGTCAAAAAAACAATGTAATGACAATGACATGTCGGTTAGTCGACGCAGCGACTCCAACAGACTTGCGATGCATTCTTCAAAGAAGCTGCAGCGATTACCTGTCGGTTTTGTTCAGGCGCTTTAGCACTAGTCATCTCATTCGTTTGCAATGTCATCGATGTTTGTCCTTCATATTGCTGCGCTCCGTGCGCTTAAGCACATCAAAATATAAGTTGATGCGTCTATGAAACGCGTATGCGCCCATGCGATACCGCTTGTTTAAGTAGCCTCAAGCAGATTGAAAGATTCGGTGCTTGGCGAACGCTCTGAGAAGCTCACTAAGCATGACCTCTTCAGCAAGGCGAATGCCATGCAAGGACGGTCAGACGTTCTCGGACGTAAAAAGTTGCGCCGGAAGTGGATATTGGCTTGCTTGCGCTGTCTCTCCAGGCAAGGTATTCAACGCGCGAAGCATGGCAAGCACTGCGGTCTGAGCGATCTGTTGCAATGGCGTATGGATGACCAGATCGATGATGCCGTCCACGAGCGCGTCGTGACGGTCGGGCATGAGATCGGAGCAAACGGTGACGATGCGTCGTCCTATTGCTTCGTCACGCAGTGCGCGTATCACGCCACCCACGCCGCCGCCTGGAATGTAAAGACCAGCGAGATCGTCATGCCGCGCAAGCATGGCAAGCGTCGCTTCATAGGCCAGTTGCTTGTCTTCCAGGTTGATTTGCGTGTCGAGCACTCGCAGCCCGGGTGCATGTTCACGCAGGTAAGAGCGAAAACTGATTTCGCAGCTTTCTTGTCCCAGATAGCGGGGCGTGCCGACGAATACGCCAACCGTACCTGCCTTGCGATGCGTGAGCCTGCTCACGGCCCACGCGGCAGTGCGGCCGCTCTTGCGTGGGTCCACGCCGATATAACCTGCACGCAATGGCGCGCTCAGGTCGGACAATAGCGTGACCGTTGGCTTGCCCGCGGCATGCAAGGTTTCGATGGCCGCGGTCACATGCGGATGATCGACCGCCACGACGCCGAGCGCATCCGCTTCTTCACCAAGCAACAGCAACGTACGCGCGATGGACGCGGGATCGAGTTCGTCCATATACGCGATCACTGCCTTGCAACGTTCGGGTTCGTGACGCGTGACCGTCTCCGTCAGAATGCGTGCGAACGCCTGATAAAACGGGTCGGCGCGTTTCTGCAGACAGAAGCCGAGCGTGCGCGGGGCATCGATGGCTCCGAGTTGAGCACGCATGCGTTCGCGCATCAGTTGAGCACCGTGATAGCCGATGCGCTCTGCCGCTTCTATTACGCGCAACGCGGTGCCTTCGCGCACGGTCAGGCGTCCGTTGAACACGCGATCCACCGTGGCCGAACTGACGCCAGCGGCTTCCGCCACCGACTGAAGCGTGGGACGCTTGGTCATTTTGATGGAAATGATGGATTTGCGAGGGCACGCAATGATGCTTAAAGATAGCAAATTCATACGTTCCTTGCGCACGCACGGGCTCGCTCATATCATCGACTTCAATAAAAATAAATGATGTATTCCAATCATCGGATGAGGTGACATGATGGAATTGGAGGAGACGCAGCGGCGGCGCTATCGGCTGATAGGCGGGGCAGGCGAAGAGGCGAAAGCCGCGGGCCTTGCCAATGGCACCTGGTATAGATGCCCTTTGCCGCGCCCCGTGCTCAAGCAACTCACGCAACGCAGTGATGCGCGAGCCATTCGCGACACCGTTCTTTGGTACGCAGCCATCGTCGCTAGCGGCGTCCTTGCTTGGTTCGCATGGCAGGCGCATTCGCTATGGGCCATCCCCGCGTTTCTGCTCTACGGGACGCTTTACTGCGGCCCCGCCGATTCGCGCTGGCATGAGAGCGGACACGGCACCGCATTCAAGACCGCGTGGATGAACAAGGCGCTTTATCAAGTGGCGTCCTTTCAGGTGTTTCGGCGACCGACCGTATGGCGCTGGAGTCATGCGCGCCATCACACCGATACCTTGGTAGTGGGCCGCGATCCCGAAATCGGTGCGCAATTGCCGACGGACTGGCTTGCGCTGGTGCTGAACGTCTTCGCGCTGAAGCACGTAGCGAACGAATTGCCCAAGGTCGTGGCGTCTGCGTTCGGCAATATCGGTGAAGAAGAAAAGACCTTCGTGCCTGAGACGGAATGGCCGAAGGTCGTGCGCGAGGCGCGCATCTGGCTCGCGATCTATGCAGCAGTGATCGTGACATGCATCGCGTTTCGCAGTGTGTTGCCGCTGCTTTATATCGGCTTGCCGAGTCTTTACGGCGCATGGCTTTATCTGTACTTCGGGCTCACGCAACATGCGGGCATGCCGGAGAACGTGCTCGACCATCGCAAGAATTGCCGCACCGTGATGATGAATCCCGTGTTTCGTTTTCTTTATCTGAACATGAACTATCACGTCGAACATCACATGTTCCCGATGGTACCGTATCACGCGCTGCCGGATCTGCACGATGCCGTCAAGCACGACATGCCGCCGCCTTACACGAGTTCCATCGCGGCTTATGCCGAGATCATCCCGGCGCTCATGCGGCAGACGCGGGACCCGTCGTATCACGTCGAGAGGCCGGTGCCCACCGCCACGCAAAGCTGAGTATAAAAAGGAGACATGCCCCATGACGCAATGGATCGACGCCGCCGCGTTGGACGACATCGACGATGAAGACGTCAAACGCTTCGATCACGATGGCCGCACGTTCGCGATCTATCGAGTGAACGACGAGGTGTTTGCAAGCGACGGCCTGTGCACGCACGAACAGGTTCATCTGAGCGAGGGCTTCTTGTTCGACCATGTGATCGAATGCCCGAAGCACAACGGGCAATTCGATATTCGCGACGGCCGCGCGCTCGGTGCGCCCGTGTGCATCAACTTGCAGACATACCCCGCAAAAGTGCAGGACGGACGCATCTTCGTGGAGATTTGAAGCGCCGATGCCTCAAACGCGGAACATGCTGACCACGCGTGCAAGGCGCTCGGCCTGATCGCGCAACTCGACGGTCGAGTGTTCCGCTTCGCTGACGAGCGCCGCATTCTGCTGTGTGGCTTCGCCAATCTGCATAACGGCCATGTTCACCTGCTCGATGCCGCTCGCCTGTTCCCGCGATGCCACGCCGATCTCATCGACGATAGCGTTCACGCGCGTCACCTGTTCGACGATGCCGTTCATCGTGCTACTAGCTTCCTCGGCGATTCTGTAGCCGTGCGATACCTTGCCCGCCGATTCGCTGATCAACACTTCGATTTCCTTCACCGCGCCCGCACTGCGTTGCGCAAGCGCGCGCACTTCTGATGCCACCACGGCAAAGCCTCTGCCATGCTCACCCGCGCGCGCCGCTTCGACGGCAGCATTGAGCGCAAGGATATTCGTCTGAAACGCGATGCCTTCGATGGTCGCCGTGATATCGGCGATACGTCGTGACGATGCATCGATCTCGCCCATCGTCGAAACCACGCGGCCCACGGCTTCGCCGCCCGCACGTGCAGCTTCGGATGCCGACGCGACCAGCGTGCCCGCCTGCGCCGTATTTGCCGCGTTCTGCTGCACGGTCGAGGTGATCTGTTCCATGCTCGCGGCCGTTTCCTCGACGCTCGCAGCCTGCGTCGCGATGCGCGATGCGATATCCGTGCTGCCGGATGCGATGCGAGCGGTGCCATCGCTCATGTCGGATGATGCGCTGCGAACCTGCGCGACGATGCCCGCCAGTCCGCGCGCAACGCCGTCGATGGCGCGCATCAGGCGGCCGATATCGTCTTCGCGCGTGGTATCGATACGAACGGTCAGATCGCCAGCGGCGATACGTTCGGAGGCATGCGTGACGTCGTCGAGCGGCCGGCTGACGAGCTTCGCCACGGCATAGAGCAACACGCCGACTAGCGCTGCGATCACCACGAGGCCGATCAGCAAGAAGCGGTTGCGACTTGCGTGCACATCGGCGAGCAGTTCATCGCGATACGCAATGCCACCGATCATCCAGTTCCATTGCGGCACGGTCATAAAGACGATTTCCTTCGCGCCGCCATGCACGCGCGCATCCGCGCCCGCGATTGTGGCGCCTTCGAAATCGAGCTGGCCTTCCTGTTTCTCGAGCATCGCCTTGAACGGCGCAACGCGTTCATCGGCCATCTCGCCTTGCGCGTCCGGATGCACCAGAAGCTTGCCGCGGTTCGCACCATTCGAAGCGTCGACGACGAAGTGATAGCCGGTCGCACCGATCGTGAGCTTGCGGATGTTGTCCTGCAACGCCGCGATTTCCGCGGAAACATCGACGCCCACGAACAGCGCACCGACGACGCGACCCGATGTATCCGTCACGGGCTTGTATTCGGTGATGTACTGCTTGCCGAACAGCGCCGCCACGCCGATGTACGACTTGCCCGCGAGAATCGGTGCATAAGCCGGTCCCTTGCGATCCAGCAGCGTGCCGATGGCGCGCGTGCCGTCCTGCTTCTTGAGCGAGGTCGTCACACGCACGAAGTCGTCGCCAGTGCGCGCAAAAACGGTCGCGATTGCGCCGCTTTCCGCGAGAAACGCATCGGGAATGGCGAAGTCGCCGTTGAGTGGCTTGTCGCCCGCGTTGATCGCAGGCGTCGCAACGCCGCCGATGTCGACCGTATGCGATTCGTCGAGCGAGAAGGCAGCAGGCAGGCGATTCGAGAACATCGTCATGAAGCGCGAGACTTCGGCGCTCACGGCCGTGTTGTAGAGGCCGATCATCGATGCGATCGAGCGATTCTCACTTTCGACGCGTGCGAGCGCGTGCGCATCGACTTGCTCGCCGGCCGAGCGGGTGACGACAAGTGTGAGGGTGGCGACAACGATGGCCGCCAGAGAACACGCCAGCGCGGCGAATTTGGTGCCGACGTTCAAGCGGGCTAGACGAATACGAAGCATGGGGAGCACTGGGCGATGTGAAAGACGTAAGTGACAGTTATCGGCAGCGAAGCCACCTGCCTTTAGCGTTTCGCGGCGCGTTTGCATGCAAAAGACAAGATGCCGCATGACTGAATGCAAAACACCAGATTCAACCGGCGTGGGCGCCAAGCTTTGTTGGAAACAACGCAGAAAACGATTAACTCAATCTTTCAACTACATTTCGTTTAGCAGCGGGGCCTTATGTGGAGCGGCTCTGGCGGCATTAGGGAAAGTACAGGGATAGGCAACACGCACTGAAGCCATTATTCTTCAAAAAACGTTTTCCAAAACCTGGCCGGCAAGCGCGTTCTAGTCACGCGATAAGCCGAAGCCCACGGCGCTCGTCGCCGTCAATGCAACAAGTCACGCGGCACGACGAGCGCCGCCGCGTACGGAGACATTCATGCAAACAGCCGTCGTAGGCGTCGTGCGCGCAGCCAGCCGTTATCGCTGGACCGTGTGTGCGCTGCTCTTCTTCGCCACCGTCATCAACTACATGGACCGGCAGATTCTCGGTCTGCTCGCACCGGTTCTGCAGCATGACATCGGCTGGACGCAGGTTCAGTACGGGCGCATCGTGATCGCATTCTCGGCGTTCTATGCAATCGGACTGTTGTGCTTCGGGCGTATCGTCGACTGGCTCGGTACGCGCATCTCCTACGGCCTCGCCATGTTCGTCTGGAGCATCGCCGCCATGCTGCACGCGGCGGTCGGCTCCGTCATGGGCTTTGCCATGGTGCGCGCGCTGCTCGGTATCGGCGAAGGCGGCAACTTCCCGGCGGCCATCAAGACGACGGCCGAATGGTTCCCGCGTCGCGAACGCGCGCTCGCTACTGGTATTTTTAATTCCGGCGCGAACATCGGTGCGGTGTTCGCACCGGCGATCATCCCGGCGCTCGCCGTTGCCTTCGGCTGGCGCGCGGCGTTCGTGATGATCGGTGCGATCGGTCTCGTGTGGCTCGTGGTGTGGTTCGTGATGTATCGCCAACCGGACGCGAGCGCGCATGACGACGATATCGAACGCGACGACACCGAAATCGCCGATGCCGCCAACGCTCACGCAGGCGCTCCCGGCTTCAAGGTGCTCATCAAGAAGCGTGAAACCTGGGCGTTTCTGATCGGCAAGTTCCTGACCGATCCGGTGTGGTGGTTCTACCTGTTCTGGCTGCCGAAGTGGCTCAACGAATCGCGTGGCATGGACATGCAGCATATCGGTCTGCCGCTCGTCGTGATCTACGCGATCACCACGGTGGGCAGTATCGGCGGCGGCTGGATTTCATCGGCGCTGATGCGAGCGGGCTGGAGCGTGAACGCGGCGCGCAAGACGGCCATGTTCATCTGTGCATGTTGTGTTTTGCCGATTGCATTCGTTTCGCTGGCGCAGAATCTGTGGGTCGCGGTCGCTATCGTCGGTCTCGCTGCAGCGGCGCACCAGGGCTGGTCGGCAAACCTGTTCACCACGGCGTCGGATCTGTTCCCGAAGCGCGCGGTCGGTGCAGTGGTCGGTATCGGCGGCATGGCCGGCTCGATCGGCGGCGTGCTGTTCTCGGAAGTGATCGGCCAAGTGCTCCAACGCACCGGTCAGTATTGGGCGCTGTTCGCCATCGGCGCATCGGCTTACCTGATCGCGTTCGCCATCATGCACGTGCTCACGCCGAAAATGACGCCGGCCAAGCTGGAATCCTGATCGCATGCAAAATGCCGCCGACACTCGAAAGATGCCGGCGGCATATTGCGTTATGAATACATCATGCAGTAGCAGTCACCGCAGCCGTCGATTCACGCACGATCAGGCGCGGCTCGAACATGGAATTACCGGGGTCGGGATGACCGGCGAGGGAATCGATGAGCTTCTGCATTGCGAGTTCGCCCATCTTCTCGCTCTGGATATCGACGGTGGTGAGTCCGGGCGCGGCGTAAGCGCCGTACGGCACGTTGTCGATGCCGGTGACGGAGACGTCCTGGGGCACGCGAATGCCGAGGGTCGCGGCTTCCTTCATGAAGCCGAGCGCGATCAGGTCGTTGTAGCAGATAACCGCCTGGGGACGCCTCGGGCCGAGCATCACGCGCGAGCATGCGTGTTCGCCTGCAAGCGAAGTGGGCGCGTGGGCGTCGTGGACATCGAGTTCGAGGCCCACGTCTTCGAGACACTCGCGCACGCCGCGAATCCGCTCGTCGTTGATGCGCGCCTGGCCGAAGCCGAGGTATGCAATGCGCCGGTGCCCGAGGTTGAGCAGGTGCCGCGCGAGCATATGGGCGGCGAGGCGGTTGTCGATACCGACGCTTGGAATCGGCAGCGCTTCCGCGTTGCGCAGAAGCACGACGGGCTTGCCGAGATCGAGCATCCAGTGTGCTTCTTCGTCGGGTAGCCGCGAACTGACGATCAGACCGTCCACGCGTTGCGCGAGGGCTTCGATCAGCGGACGTTCGCGGGCCTGGGTTTCGTCGATATCGACGAGCAAGAGCGTGTAGTCGTGCCGGAGCGCAATGCGGTTCGCGCCTTTCACGACGTTGGTGAAGTGCGGATTGCTGATGTCGAGAATCGTGAGGCCGATAGTGCGCGTGCGGCCGGTGATCATCGAGCGGGCAAGCGGGTTCGAACGATAGCCTAGCGTTTCGATCGCCGCCTTGAGTTTGGCCTCGACGGGTGCCGAAAAGCGCTGCGCGCCGTTGATATATTTGGACACCGTTGCGACCGAGACGCCCGCTGCGGCGGCGACATCGCGAATGGTCGTAGAAGTTTTCTTCATTCGGAGGGTAACGTTTACTTTGGCTTTTTCCAATGTTAACGGATTTTGACGTCGGTTCGGGAAACGTCGCATCGATAAAATCGATGAGGAGCGCCTTCGCTGTGGCCGTATCGGCATCACTATAAAGCCGAAAACGTTTTCTTCCATAGAGCTTTCAATTTATCTCACGTATCTCAAGGAGTTTCGATGAACCAGCCATCCGCAACGGGCAAACCGTTCAAGCGTCTGCTTCTGACCGGCGGGGCCGGCAATCTCGGGCGCCAGTTGCGGCCCGCGCTTGCGCAGTGGGCCGATGTCGTGCGCGTTTCGGACATCGCACCGCTCGATGACGCAGCCTCCCACGAGGAAGTCAGCGCGGTCGATCTCGCGGACCGCGACGCGGTAATGCGCATGGTGGAAGGCGTCGATGCGATCGTGCATCTCGGCGGCATCTCCATCGACGCGCCCTTCGACGATCTGATCGAAGCGAACATTCGCGGCACTTACAACATCTACGAAGCGGCGCGCCGGCATGGCGTGAAGCGCGTCGTGTTCGCGAGTTCGAATCATGCGATCGGTTTTCATCCGGTCACCGAGGTGCTCGACACGGATTCGCCGCATCGCCCGGACAGTCTCTATGGCGTGACGAAGTGTTTCGGCGAGTCGCTGTCGCGCTACTACTTCGATCGCTTCGGCATCGAGACGGTCAACTTGCGCATTGGCTCGTCGTTCGAGGAGCCGAAGAATCCGCGCATGCTGGTGACTTATCTGAGCTACCGCGACTTCATCGAGCTCGTGCGTTGCTCGCTCTTCGCCAACCGCGTCGGCCATGCGGTGGTGTACGGCGCATCCAACAATCCGGTGAAGTGGTGGGACAACTCGGGCGCGGCGTTTTTGGGCTTCCGTCCGCAAGACAGTTCGGAACAGTTCAACGGACTCTTCCCCACAACCGCGCCGACAGCCGACCGCGACGACCCCGCGCAACGCTTTCAAGGCGGTCCATACGTCCTCGGCGAACCGCTGGAGCGCAAGTAATGGCGAGCGTGGAGCGCCTCGAAGCGGCGGGACACGCGGCGGTCGGCGAGTGCCCGGTGTGGCGCGCCGAAGAGGGCGCGCTTTACTGGGTGGATATTCCGGCGCGCAAGTTCGTGCGTCTCGTCGTCGCGAGCGGCGAGCGCAGCGAGTGGACGTTGCCCGAGCAGATCGCGTGTTTTGCATTCGATCCGACAGGCACTGTCGTGGCGGGCATGGAGAGCGGCCTGTTTGCATTCGGCATGCAGTCGACAAAAGACATTCGACCATCGAAGCTGGCCGCACCGAGCTTTCCCGCGCCGGGCATGCGCTTCAACGACGGCCGCTGCGACCGTCAGGGCCGCTTCTGGGCCGGCACGATGGTGCAGGACATGTCGCTCGCAAGTCCGGCTGGCGCGCTGTTCCGGTTCGATACGGACGGCGTGCTGTCGGAGCCTATCGTCGATGGCCTGGTCACCCAGAACGGTCTCGCCTGGTCGCCGGATGGCCGCACGATGTATCTGTCGGATTCGCATCCAACCAAGCGTGTGATCTGGGCATTCGATTTCGATCCCGACACGGGCACACCGCGTAACCGCCGCGTCTTCGCCGATCTGCATGACTATGCGGGCCGTCCCGACGGCGCGGCCGTGGACGCCGACGGCTGTTACTGGACTTGCGCCAACGACGCCGGCCGCCTTTTGCGCTTCACGCCGCGAGGCGAACTCGACCGTGAAATCGCATTGCCGGCCAGCAAGCCGTCGATGTGCGCGTTCGGCAGCAGTGACCTCTCGACGCTCTACGTAACGTCGATTCGCCCCGGTGCGAACGCCACCGAAGACGACGGCTGCGTCTTCGCGCTGAATCCCGGCGTCAAAGGCCTGCCCGAACCGGCATACGGTGCGATGTTACCGGTCGCATAACGACGGCCTCAAGGAGCGGCAAGTCCGCTCCGCACCTTTAGCAATGCGCGCCGCACCGCAATGGCGCGCAAATATTTAGCGCTAAAGCGAACGAAAGTTCGTGAGGCAGGCTAAACACCACTTCTGTCGTCTCCGCTTAAAGAGTAGGCTGCGCGAGTATCCCAACGTATGCCAGCCAACTACCGATTATTCAATTCGGAGGAGACATAGATGGAGCTTGAAACTCGCACCATGAAGCGCGTGATGTTTCGTCTCGTGCCGTTCCTGATTCTGTGTTACTTCATCGCTTACCTCGATCGCGTCAATGTCGGCTTTGCCGCCTTGCAGATGAACAAGGCGCTCGGCTTTTCGGCGAGTATGTTTGGCTTTGGCGCCGGCATCTTTTTCATTGCCTATTTTTTCTTCGAGGTCCCTTCCAACCTGCTGCTCGAACGTTTCGGTGCACGCCGCTGGATCGCGCGCATCATGTTCACGTGGGGCATTCTTGCGGCCTTGATGGCGTGGATTCCGCACATCGCTCAAGCAACGGGCTTGTCGAACGCTTATGTGTTCTACGGCTTGCGCATTTTGCTTGGCATCGCCGAAGCGGGCTTTTTCCCCGGCATTATTTTCCTGCTAACGCTTTGGTTTCCGGCTAAGTATCGCGGGCGAGTGGTGGGCTACTTCATGGCCGCGA is part of the Caballeronia sp. TF1N1 genome and harbors:
- a CDS encoding NAD(P)-dependent oxidoreductase; protein product: MNQPSATGKPFKRLLLTGGAGNLGRQLRPALAQWADVVRVSDIAPLDDAASHEEVSAVDLADRDAVMRMVEGVDAIVHLGGISIDAPFDDLIEANIRGTYNIYEAARRHGVKRVVFASSNHAIGFHPVTEVLDTDSPHRPDSLYGVTKCFGESLSRYYFDRFGIETVNLRIGSSFEEPKNPRMLVTYLSYRDFIELVRCSLFANRVGHAVVYGASNNPVKWWDNSGAAFLGFRPQDSSEQFNGLFPTTAPTADRDDPAQRFQGGPYVLGEPLERK
- a CDS encoding MFS transporter → MQTAVVGVVRAASRYRWTVCALLFFATVINYMDRQILGLLAPVLQHDIGWTQVQYGRIVIAFSAFYAIGLLCFGRIVDWLGTRISYGLAMFVWSIAAMLHAAVGSVMGFAMVRALLGIGEGGNFPAAIKTTAEWFPRRERALATGIFNSGANIGAVFAPAIIPALAVAFGWRAAFVMIGAIGLVWLVVWFVMYRQPDASAHDDDIERDDTEIADAANAHAGAPGFKVLIKKRETWAFLIGKFLTDPVWWFYLFWLPKWLNESRGMDMQHIGLPLVVIYAITTVGSIGGGWISSALMRAGWSVNAARKTAMFICACCVLPIAFVSLAQNLWVAVAIVGLAAAAHQGWSANLFTTASDLFPKRAVGAVVGIGGMAGSIGGVLFSEVIGQVLQRTGQYWALFAIGASAYLIAFAIMHVLTPKMTPAKLES
- a CDS encoding LacI family DNA-binding transcriptional regulator produces the protein MTKRPTLQSVAEAAGVSSATVDRVFNGRLTVREGTALRVIEAAERIGYHGAQLMRERMRAQLGAIDAPRTLGFCLQKRADPFYQAFARILTETVTRHEPERCKAVIAYMDELDPASIARTLLLLGEEADALGVVAVDHPHVTAAIETLHAAGKPTVTLLSDLSAPLRAGYIGVDPRKSGRTAAWAVSRLTHRKAGTVGVFVGTPRYLGQESCEISFRSYLREHAPGLRVLDTQINLEDKQLAYEATLAMLARHDDLAGLYIPGGGVGGVIRALRDEAIGRRIVTVCSDLMPDRHDALVDGIIDLVIHTPLQQIAQTAVLAMLRALNTLPGETAQASQYPLPAQLFTSENV
- a CDS encoding SMP-30/gluconolactonase/LRE family protein, which encodes MASVERLEAAGHAAVGECPVWRAEEGALYWVDIPARKFVRLVVASGERSEWTLPEQIACFAFDPTGTVVAGMESGLFAFGMQSTKDIRPSKLAAPSFPAPGMRFNDGRCDRQGRFWAGTMVQDMSLASPAGALFRFDTDGVLSEPIVDGLVTQNGLAWSPDGRTMYLSDSHPTKRVIWAFDFDPDTGTPRNRRVFADLHDYAGRPDGAAVDADGCYWTCANDAGRLLRFTPRGELDREIALPASKPSMCAFGSSDLSTLYVTSIRPGANATEDDGCVFALNPGVKGLPEPAYGAMLPVA
- a CDS encoding LacI family DNA-binding transcriptional regulator, whose amino-acid sequence is MKKTSTTIRDVAAAAGVSVATVSKYINGAQRFSAPVEAKLKAAIETLGYRSNPLARSMITGRTRTIGLTILDISNPHFTNVVKGANRIALRHDYTLLLVDIDETQARERPLIEALAQRVDGLIVSSRLPDEEAHWMLDLGKPVVLLRNAEALPIPSVGIDNRLAAHMLARHLLNLGHRRIAYLGFGQARINDERIRGVRECLEDVGLELDVHDAHAPTSLAGEHACSRVMLGPRRPQAVICYNDLIALGFMKEAATLGIRVPQDVSVTGIDNVPYGAYAAPGLTTVDIQSEKMGELAMQKLIDSLAGHPDPGNSMFEPRLIVRESTAAVTATA
- a CDS encoding non-heme iron oxygenase ferredoxin subunit, with product MTQWIDAAALDDIDDEDVKRFDHDGRTFAIYRVNDEVFASDGLCTHEQVHLSEGFLFDHVIECPKHNGQFDIRDGRALGAPVCINLQTYPAKVQDGRIFVEI
- a CDS encoding methyl-accepting chemotaxis protein, which gives rise to MLRIRLARLNVGTKFAALACSLAAIVVATLTLVVTRSAGEQVDAHALARVESENRSIASMIGLYNTAVSAEVSRFMTMFSNRLPAAFSLDESHTVDIGGVATPAINAGDKPLNGDFAIPDAFLAESGAIATVFARTGDDFVRVTTSLKKQDGTRAIGTLLDRKGPAYAPILAGKSYIGVAALFGKQYITEYKPVTDTSGRVVGALFVGVDVSAEIAALQDNIRKLTIGATGYHFVVDASNGANRGKLLVHPDAQGEMADERVAPFKAMLEKQEGQLDFEGATIAGADARVHGGAKEIVFMTVPQWNWMIGGIAYRDELLADVHASRNRFLLIGLVVIAALVGVLLYAVAKLVSRPLDDVTHASERIAAGDLTVRIDTTREDDIGRLMRAIDGVARGLAGIVAQVRSASSDMSDGTARIASGSTDIASRIATQAASVEETAASMEQITSTVQQNAANTAQAGTLVASASEAARAGGEAVGRVVSTMGEIDASSRRIADITATIEGIAFQTNILALNAAVEAARAGEHGRGFAVVASEVRALAQRSAGAVKEIEVLISESAGKVSHGYRIAEEASSTMNGIVEQVTRVNAIVDEIGVASREQASGIEQVNMAVMQIGEATQQNAALVSEAEHSTVELRDQAERLARVVSMFRV
- a CDS encoding fatty acid desaturase family protein, whose protein sequence is MMELEETQRRRYRLIGGAGEEAKAAGLANGTWYRCPLPRPVLKQLTQRSDARAIRDTVLWYAAIVASGVLAWFAWQAHSLWAIPAFLLYGTLYCGPADSRWHESGHGTAFKTAWMNKALYQVASFQVFRRPTVWRWSHARHHTDTLVVGRDPEIGAQLPTDWLALVLNVFALKHVANELPKVVASAFGNIGEEEKTFVPETEWPKVVREARIWLAIYAAVIVTCIAFRSVLPLLYIGLPSLYGAWLYLYFGLTQHAGMPENVLDHRKNCRTVMMNPVFRFLYLNMNYHVEHHMFPMVPYHALPDLHDAVKHDMPPPYTSSIAAYAEIIPALMRQTRDPSYHVERPVPTATQS